From Deltaproteobacteria bacterium:
ATTTGAAAAAGGAGAGCTTAATAAGGATGTCGTTTGCGTGGTTCGGTACCAGGGCCCGAGGGCGAATGGGATGCCAGAGCTGCATAAGTTGATGCCGTCATTGAGGGTCCTGCAGGCCCGAGGTTACAACGTCGCCCTTGTTACAGACGGTCGCCTATCGGGTGCTTCCGGGGCTGTTCCCGCCGCGATCCATGTTACGCCGGAATGTCTCGACGGAGGACCTTTGTCCAAGGTCAGAGATGGCGACATCATATCCATTGATGCGGAAAAAGGTGTTTTAGAAGTTTCTGGTGATGGGCTGGATTTAATCTCGCGTATAGAAGAGACACCAGACTTAAGCGGCAATCAAACGGGCATGGGTCGAGAGCTTTTTGAAGGTTTTCGCAGAGTCGCTACGGGGGCCGAGCAGGGCGCCATGGTGTTGTCCGTTACACAAGAGGAACTCAGTCATGTCTAGAACGTTAGAAATTTTACAAAAGGCCCCCATACTTCCCGTCTTAGTGATTGAGCGAATCGAGGATGCGGTCCCTTTGGCACGGGCATTGGCAGCTGGCGGGCTTCCCGTTTTAGAGGTTACGTTGCGCACAGGCGTGGCTCTTGAAGCGATCAAAAGAATCAAGGACGAAGTTGAGGGAGTTTATTGCGGTGCCGGTACGGTGACCCATGGGCGCATGGTTGAGGCATTGGAAGAGGTAAGTGCCGACTTTGCTGTGTCTCCAGGGTACACGATGAGCCTGGGCGATGCCTTACGTTTATCGCGGATACCCTTGTTGCCCGGTGTGGCGACGGCCTCTGAGCTTATGGTCTGCTTAGACCGTGGCTATTCCTGCTTTAAGTTTTTCCCTGCGGAAGCCAATGGCGGCACGAAAATGTTAAAAGCATTCGGTGGGCCTTTCCCTGATGCGAAGTTTTGTCCGACGGGAGGGATCACGCCTTCTAACTTAAAGAGTTACCTGGATATACCTTCCGTGGTGACCGCAGGTGGTAGCTGGATTGCACCGAAGGATGCAATTGAACGTAAGGATTGGGATTTTATAACCGCTGAAGCTGAGCGTGTGGTCGCATTGGTGAACGATTGAATTAGATTTTAGAGTCAAGGTGAGAGCACGCCTGGTTACCTCTTAGCCGGCAATTCTACTCATCTCTTGCCTATTTTTTTCACGCATGAGTAGGTACAAGTTCATTTTATCTTTACCTTTAACTTCGATAAGACCTCGGTCTTCGAAATAGAATTTATCGCGAAGTTGCATGTACGTCGCCTCGGACACTTGAATGTGTTCAGGCAGGCCATGGGATTCCATGCGGCTTGCAGTATTCACCGCATCGCCCCATACATCGTAGGCAAACTTCTTAACCCCAATGACTCCTGCGATGGCAGAGCCTGTGTGGATACCAATTCGAATTTTGAGAGGAAAGGATGACAACCTATTAAACTCGTTCATGACTTCCTGCATTTCCAGCGCCATCCGAGCCATGTCCTGTGCATGAAAGTCACGCTTCACGGGCAGTCCACCTACAACCATGTAGGCATCGCCAATCGTCTTAATCTTTTCCAAATCGTATTTCTCAACCAATTCATCGAATGCGGAAAATATTTCATTCAATATAGTTAAGACACTCTCTGGCTCGGCTTCTGCGCAGGCCCTGGTAAAGCCAACGAGGTCGGCAAAGAGAATCGTTACGGATTGAAACCCATCAACAATATTGGATTCACCTCGCTTGAGTCTCTTTGCGATG
This genomic window contains:
- a CDS encoding bifunctional 4-hydroxy-2-oxoglutarate aldolase/2-dehydro-3-deoxy-phosphogluconate aldolase; its protein translation is MSRTLEILQKAPILPVLVIERIEDAVPLARALAAGGLPVLEVTLRTGVALEAIKRIKDEVEGVYCGAGTVTHGRMVEALEEVSADFAVSPGYTMSLGDALRLSRIPLLPGVATASELMVCLDRGYSCFKFFPAEANGGTKMLKAFGGPFPDAKFCPTGGITPSNLKSYLDIPSVVTAGGSWIAPKDAIERKDWDFITAEAERVVALVND